A part of Rhodohalobacter barkolensis genomic DNA contains:
- a CDS encoding nucleotidyl transferase AbiEii/AbiGii toxin family protein, protein MIPKAYIDAWRSIAPWTESSQVEQDLVISRAVIEIFSNDFLKENLAFRGGTALHKLYMQPQARYSEDIDLVQLHSGPAKPMLEAIRDQLIFLGGKDDRQVKLNEHNCTVYYQFETEVSPPPSMRVKIEINTREHFNMLGLKKETFSVDNPWYQGSAEVTTYQPEELLGTKLRALYQRKKGRDLFDLHYALKNLDLEIDKIIECFHAYMEQEDNKVPTGREFELNLEEKMQDDEFIGDIMALLRPGIKYDQKQAYTKVMYEIISEV, encoded by the coding sequence ATGATCCCTAAAGCGTATATAGATGCATGGCGGTCCATAGCTCCCTGGACTGAATCTTCACAGGTTGAACAGGATTTGGTTATTTCCAGAGCCGTTATAGAGATATTTTCCAATGATTTTTTGAAGGAAAACCTCGCATTTAGAGGTGGCACTGCTTTGCATAAACTCTACATGCAACCACAGGCAAGGTATTCTGAAGATATTGATTTGGTACAGCTACATTCTGGTCCTGCCAAACCCATGCTTGAAGCCATTCGGGATCAATTAATATTCTTGGGTGGTAAAGATGACCGGCAAGTAAAACTGAATGAACATAACTGTACGGTTTACTATCAATTTGAGACAGAAGTAAGTCCCCCGCCAAGCATGAGGGTGAAAATTGAAATCAATACACGAGAGCACTTCAATATGTTGGGATTGAAGAAAGAAACTTTTTCAGTTGATAATCCCTGGTATCAGGGAAGTGCAGAAGTAACGACTTACCAACCAGAAGAACTTTTAGGCACCAAACTCAGGGCGTTATACCAACGAAAGAAGGGACGGGATTTATTCGATCTCCACTACGCTTTGAAAAACCTTGATCTGGAAATCGACAAAATTATAGAGTGTTTTCATGCATATATGGAACAGGAAGACAACAAAGTACCAACAGGCCGTGAATTCGAGCTGAATCTGGAAGAGAAGATGCAAGACGATGAGTTTATTGGAGATATTATGGCTTTACTACGACCAGGAATTAAGTATGATCAGAAACAAGCTTACACAAAAGTTATGTACGAAATTATCAGTGAGGTATGA
- a CDS encoding type IV toxin-antitoxin system AbiEi family antitoxin domain-containing protein, which translates to MQLKTKMNNGNTYEYLSRYLDHLRSKGRYTFTGDDIITEFNLSDEAYQKVIQRLSDKDRISRLRQNFYLIIPPEYASRQTLPLGYFIDDLMKFLNRDYYVGLLTAAMYHGAAHQQPQTQFVVSEPPYLRPIKNRQQSIIFCLKKGWNTDFVTQQKTDAGYINISSPALTALDLVFYSDRIGGINRATTVLAELVIELKPDTLAKTAEDFPQTTSLQRLGYLFDEVLQETTLADAIHRVLDSRKYYPAQLNPKTESENQKTPNRWKIVPNMNVEVDEL; encoded by the coding sequence ATGCAGTTGAAAACTAAAATGAACAACGGGAATACATACGAATATCTTAGCCGCTACTTAGATCATCTTCGCAGCAAAGGTCGATATACCTTTACGGGAGATGACATAATAACCGAGTTTAACTTATCTGATGAAGCTTATCAAAAAGTTATTCAGCGTTTATCCGATAAAGATCGAATATCAAGGCTCCGGCAGAATTTCTACCTAATCATCCCTCCTGAGTACGCATCCCGCCAAACCCTTCCATTAGGCTACTTCATTGATGACCTGATGAAATTCCTGAACCGCGATTATTATGTGGGACTCCTAACCGCAGCTATGTATCATGGAGCTGCTCATCAGCAGCCACAAACACAATTCGTGGTCTCTGAGCCTCCTTATTTAAGACCTATCAAAAACAGGCAGCAGTCTATTATCTTTTGCCTGAAAAAAGGTTGGAATACTGATTTTGTAACTCAGCAGAAAACAGATGCGGGGTACATAAATATTTCGAGTCCGGCATTAACGGCTCTTGATTTGGTCTTTTACTCAGATCGTATTGGTGGTATAAACCGGGCCACCACGGTTCTGGCTGAATTAGTCATTGAGCTGAAACCGGACACACTGGCAAAAACCGCGGAGGATTTCCCTCAAACCACATCCCTTCAACGCTTAGGTTATTTGTTTGATGAGGTTCTTCAGGAAACCACACTGGCTGATGCCATACATCGTGTATTGGACAGCCGGAAATACTACCCGGCTCAGTTAAATCCCAAGACAGAAAGCGAGAATCAAAAAACACCAAACCGTTGGAAAATAGTACCAAATATGAATGTAGAGGTTGACGAACTATGA